The following are from one region of the Nocardia terpenica genome:
- a CDS encoding TPR repeat region-containing protein yields the protein MVAPGSTSLLRSNVEKWRVPALTDLAAALAKANNETFGVNIEQPKKHFADLGTSWQGAAYNAAYDRVGQDHDQARKVWAYVDDLVTAIRNAAADIDSHRTVLLTKVNDARSHGLTVADNWVIPDKDGVPVDTINALQDAINLAFYPFRDAVANTATKISEAAELVRTAGDLFGSDLDVTDAPSQGGRTGAEDGKEAAEAAKNGDPAKLDEVAAHLPTHVLTPEQMQALSEGKDVPTLPAEVQDYYKEFFKNAGKDGVLALQDHLQQEATATPDHPASTVAAAQQRALADGMMTITDEHVGTGIGPNGKLSSPGAYTNLPPDIRQLISGREQEYVGDKSGPGDTVRRMQDRMKLANLLGNADPNMTGGTTFSTELGRQAQSMAQYLDSSGGRPIGFTDEETKSLNDAATKFLNTATRNHEADYQLLTGHGLDGQKIPADLSFGANGNQYRSPGDYDPQKFADTVFRNHTWPDQGKAASNLFEWAGQHTHDPGAQLPGTEGNRAREVVAKLPQLLAPHHGDSLDMGPGNKSLVQSTTDSFNKNPEFANSLSRVITGNLDSFADQGTTLMRHDPNIPVEMQLRDSQRLLFLANQTEEGRQTLETARQSYDNAVAYQLANNQIAPESQVDTIRKLATLDAHITDSRYNALTYQHGNDIAQQNDQALKSYNQTKDISDVAKKIVDAVPVPGGPVGTTVKNIAEDQAYKAIMNGVNPPPTPHLLQFPYADEVQKSGNDEFGTRLQTFLDYSANRPPQQTLNSYYTQYQDNYDSTIDSTLVKNSSDLEQLATGGQQAPKKPGS from the coding sequence ATGGTCGCCCCCGGATCAACATCGCTGCTGCGGTCGAACGTGGAGAAGTGGCGAGTCCCGGCGCTGACCGACCTCGCTGCCGCACTGGCCAAGGCCAACAACGAGACCTTCGGGGTGAATATCGAGCAGCCGAAGAAGCACTTCGCCGACCTGGGCACCTCCTGGCAGGGCGCGGCCTATAACGCTGCCTACGATCGTGTCGGTCAGGACCACGACCAGGCCCGCAAGGTGTGGGCCTATGTCGACGACCTGGTCACCGCGATCCGCAACGCCGCCGCCGATATCGACTCGCATCGCACCGTGCTGCTGACCAAGGTCAACGACGCCCGCAGTCATGGTCTGACGGTCGCCGATAATTGGGTGATCCCCGACAAAGACGGCGTTCCTGTCGACACCATCAATGCCCTCCAAGACGCCATCAACCTGGCGTTCTACCCGTTTCGAGACGCGGTCGCCAACACGGCCACCAAGATCAGCGAAGCAGCCGAACTCGTCCGCACGGCTGGCGACCTGTTCGGCTCCGACCTCGACGTCACCGACGCACCCAGCCAGGGCGGGCGCACCGGCGCCGAAGACGGCAAGGAAGCGGCCGAGGCAGCCAAGAACGGCGACCCCGCCAAACTCGACGAGGTCGCCGCCCACCTTCCCACCCACGTCCTGACACCGGAACAGATGCAGGCGCTGTCGGAGGGCAAGGATGTCCCGACTTTGCCCGCTGAGGTGCAGGACTATTACAAGGAGTTTTTCAAGAACGCTGGCAAGGACGGCGTGCTCGCGCTACAGGATCATCTGCAGCAGGAAGCCACGGCGACCCCGGACCATCCCGCCAGCACGGTCGCTGCCGCGCAGCAGAGGGCGCTGGCCGACGGGATGATGACCATCACCGACGAGCACGTCGGCACAGGTATCGGTCCCAATGGCAAACTCTCCTCACCCGGCGCGTATACCAACCTCCCGCCCGACATCCGTCAGCTCATCTCGGGACGCGAACAGGAATACGTCGGCGACAAGAGCGGACCCGGCGACACAGTTCGCCGTATGCAGGACCGAATGAAGCTGGCGAATCTGCTGGGGAACGCCGATCCGAATATGACCGGTGGCACCACATTCAGCACCGAACTCGGCCGTCAAGCCCAGAGCATGGCGCAGTATCTCGACAGCAGCGGTGGCAGACCCATCGGGTTCACCGACGAGGAGACCAAGTCGCTCAACGACGCGGCCACGAAATTCCTGAACACCGCGACCCGGAATCACGAAGCCGATTATCAGCTGCTTACCGGGCACGGCCTCGATGGTCAGAAGATCCCTGCCGACCTATCGTTCGGAGCGAACGGAAATCAATACAGGTCACCGGGTGACTACGACCCGCAGAAGTTCGCCGACACGGTGTTCCGCAATCACACCTGGCCAGACCAGGGCAAGGCTGCTTCCAACCTGTTCGAGTGGGCTGGACAACATACACACGATCCGGGCGCCCAACTGCCGGGGACCGAGGGAAATCGAGCGCGCGAGGTCGTCGCGAAATTGCCACAGCTCTTGGCTCCCCACCATGGAGACAGTTTGGACATGGGGCCCGGCAACAAGTCCTTGGTCCAGTCGACGACGGACTCTTTCAACAAGAACCCCGAGTTCGCAAACAGTCTTTCACGGGTAATCACCGGAAATTTAGATTCCTTTGCCGATCAAGGAACTACGCTGATGCGGCACGATCCGAACATTCCTGTCGAGATGCAGCTGAGGGATAGTCAGCGCTTGCTCTTCCTGGCGAATCAAACCGAGGAAGGCCGCCAGACCCTCGAAACCGCCCGGCAATCGTATGACAATGCAGTTGCGTATCAACTGGCCAACAATCAAATAGCACCGGAATCGCAAGTCGATACCATTCGAAAGCTAGCCACACTCGACGCCCATATCACCGATTCTCGGTACAATGCCTTGACATATCAACACGGCAACGATATTGCTCAGCAGAACGATCAGGCGCTGAAGTCTTACAATCAAACCAAAGATATCTCGGACGTGGCCAAGAAGATCGTTGACGCAGTCCCCGTCCCGGGCGGGCCGGTCGGAACGACGGTGAAAAACATTGCCGAGGATCAGGCATACAAAGCAATAATGAACGGCGTCAACCCTCCTCCGACACCTCACTTACTGCAATTCCCCTATGCCGACGAGGTTCAAAAGTCGGGGAACGATGAATTCGGCACTCGCCTTCAGACGTTCCTCGACTACAGTGCCAACCGTCCGCCGCAGCAAACGTTGAACAGCTACTATACTCAGTACCAGGACAATTACGACAGCACCATCGATTCCACCCTGGTCAAGAACAGCTCGGACCTGGAGCAACTAGCTACAGGCGGTCAGCAAGCGCCTAAGAAGCCTGGGAGCTGA
- a CDS encoding ESX secretion-associated protein EspG — protein sequence MTQWSFTSDEFSYVWSVETGLDRRPYPIDLAPRGTVVTESEQAALGLEQRFSFNADPELTSTLRFLARSDVTTISVFGDRFAEGQRQPDPILALGVALGEWGAAVLATSEKVTVASCHARAVPQQLAGAMGSVPAGSLQKMREPRRAVLEPDPEQWQETDDSRRATRLRQALRRPIDARGYITVTVLPEEAMSPPPVHRTWLDFTGDGRYLLAVGHDLTLAPSGDDLVVRHLAQLARIR from the coding sequence GTGACGCAGTGGTCGTTCACGAGCGACGAGTTCAGCTATGTCTGGTCGGTGGAAACCGGGCTGGATCGCAGGCCGTATCCGATCGATCTCGCCCCTCGCGGGACCGTGGTCACCGAGAGCGAGCAGGCGGCGCTGGGTCTGGAGCAGCGGTTCTCGTTCAACGCGGACCCGGAGCTGACCAGCACGCTGCGGTTCCTCGCCCGCTCCGACGTCACCACGATTTCGGTGTTCGGTGACCGATTCGCCGAGGGGCAGCGGCAACCGGACCCGATCCTGGCATTAGGGGTCGCGCTCGGCGAGTGGGGCGCGGCGGTGCTGGCCACGTCGGAGAAGGTGACCGTGGCATCCTGCCACGCCCGCGCCGTGCCCCAGCAGCTGGCGGGTGCGATGGGCTCGGTGCCCGCAGGCAGTCTGCAGAAGATGCGAGAACCACGCCGAGCGGTGCTGGAACCCGATCCAGAGCAGTGGCAGGAAACCGACGACAGCCGCCGCGCCACACGGCTGCGGCAGGCGTTGCGGCGGCCGATCGACGCCCGCGGCTACATCACCGTCACCGTGCTACCGGAAGAGGCGATGTCCCCACCACCGGTACATCGCACCTGGCTGGACTTCACCGGCGACGGCCGCTACCTGCTCGCGGTCGGGCACGACCTCACCCTCGCCCCCTCAGGCGACGACCTCGTGGTCCGGCACCTCGCACAGCTGGCCCGGATCCGATGA